acacttaagaaactGAATGGTATGtgtatttattaagtagctttaaatttattattgtagctTGGGtctaaattttgttaaaaaaatatattattgtgggttttatgtaaaaaaaaaaaagtttaaggaGAATAAAGTtaatttttagtaaattttataataaaatttttttttgaaatatactttgcgcgacgacagAATGTGATCGTTGCGCAAAAGTACTTTGCGCGACCTCATAATTTATAGCTGCGTCGCGCAATTGTTACAATTTTGGCGGTATAATTGAAACAAATAGGCGCTTTTTTAGGGCTTAATTGGAAAAGATTCCAGACGCTACCCGcccatctgtctctctcttccctctggCTCGCTCGGTCTCTCTCCCCTCTTGCTCATCTcgccctctctctcactccgtcTCGCTCACGCTTAGAGCCGAGTGCTTCTCCTGCTTATTTTCACACAGCACAAGCTCACAATCTCCCCTCTCCTCACCCAGACGACGTCGTTTGCTTCGGTTTCCTCTGAAGAACAACTTGGAGTTGAGAGTCCTTTCTCGTTCTCACAATTGGCTCTGCGTGCGACTGTGTCTGAGCGATGAGCAGTCGAGCAGTGGAAGACGACGCACTGGCCAAAGCCGCAAGAGCTGTCGAAGCTCTTTACCTCCTCCGAGACACCTACTTTCCGGCCGACCCGGATGACAAAATCTCCAGATTAAACATCGATTCCGATCTTGCCCTCAACCTCCTCGATTCCATTCCTCTTGGTAATTTTTCCATTTACCCATTTCGTTTTAATCTCTGTTAATTCCATTTGAAGCTGACCTATGTGCCCTTTTATTATAAACCCGATTTGTGCCTTTCTCTTTTGTGGGTTTTCGTTGATATGCTCGTTTCAACTTTGAAGTTCCAATTTTGGACTACATTGGTACACATAGAAGcttaaaatttgagaaatagaCTAAAAAGTTGATGAATTCAAAATCTCCCCCTGATAAAAGTGTTGTTTCTGTAACGATAATGCCTACATTGTGTTCTCGAATCGCTGTCACTGCTAAttcctttattattattttgcacTTGTATTTGTATCTTATTAGTTCAAGTTTCAAACACTGTGTCTTTTACCAGAGCAAAGAAAACATCCGGCTCAATGTGCGAAATACGAATATCTTAGAGGAAAGATACTGGATGTTTTACCGAACTATAGAAAAGAAGCAGAGGATAATCTCTCAAAGGATGTAAGAATGCATTGTGACTTCCTGTAGTTGAGCATGTTTGTAATGCTTTCAGTTCACTTCCTGAAATATAAACGGCGATGTAGGTTAAGTTGAATCCATCTCTTGCAGATGCTTGACTATGTTTAGGTAACTGCACTTAGAAGAAGGGAGATCTATCTTCAGCCAAGAACTGCTTTAATCTTGCCTTAAGCAAGGTTCTTCTTGATTAGATTTTTGTAGTTTTATTACAGTGACCTCTCGATTCATTGTACTATAAATTTTATGATTGATATGTGCATTGCGTTTGGAGGCATGGTCCAAACAGGCAGATACTTTGTCAACTTTCGATGCTTGAAAGAAAAATGGCTCAAGGCAACCATTTTGTCGCTCAACTTGTTTTTCCTGTTGTTTTTCATGATGTGTGTGTCATTATGCTTACCAagttttcatcatttttctagGTACCGACAATGAGGCAGAACTTGTTGATGAAAGCATTCAACATGCCAAGGAAGCCATAACTCTTGATGTCAAGGATGGCAATTCATTGTGTAAAATCTCATAATCAACCTTCTCAAAAAGTTTTATGTTCTTCGGATTTGAGTAAGATTTATACTTGATAAGTTGTATAGCATGTAACACTTCTGCAATCTTTGAAGGCATACCAAAATGCTGCAAGTGCTTAAAGTAAGAACTACCGCAGAGTCAGTTGTCTATGTGTTGTATTTCTTGTAAGTATGGATCTTCTGTCAGTTAGAAGATGTTCTAATGTTTTATGTTGCGTATCAGGAAAAGGATGAAAGAATGCAGTCCAATCCAGACCTATATTTTAACTGTGCCACTGTAAGCTCAGTTTTTTTTGTGTGGAATTAATACTCATAAGTTTGTCAAGTAGATGATGATCCGTCAATCTTTCTTTTCTATGAATCAGCGTCTAGATAGGTTAAAGATAGAGTTTTACTAATACAAGTGGAGAGAATAGGAAACAGTAAtgataaattatatattattttctgtttttgttaAGTAAAGAGGAGGATGTATGAAGTGACATAAGTTGGTGTTGATGGTGGCCCTGCTGCAAAGGATTTGGCTCCCAAGTTTAATGTGTTCAAGAAAAATTTATCTGTTAAGCTAGGGGTTACAATACTGGAGATAGACGTaagtctttttatttctttctctgCAGTTTCTCCCTTGGATTCTATGGTCAGTTGCGTATTTGTAGTTTGACTTTTGATATCGGAATTCAGATTTCAATTAGCTTGCTCAGTTAGTGGGTCGTTTCCCAAAAGCGAAAATGGACATCATGGAGTTAAACCCCAATTCTTTTGAATTGGATTGTAAATCCGGTTTTCGGCCTGGGAAGCCCAGGAAGGCGAGATTGCAACCCAGTTTTCGGCCCAGGACGAGAAAATGAGTATGATCTTACGAGCTTTACAGATGCTCAGCCTCCAAATCTTGATGTCAGCACTTGATCTTGCTCCACCTTCGACCTCCTAACCACTTCGCTTAGTCGATACCCAGTAGCTTGATGCATCAAGATTAGAAGACTActtgttgtagtttttttttttatattttttatattcgaacatcttgtatgtacattttcatatattttataaataaatattgtttcttggtttattaattattgtttagaatttaattacaatatttattcttctaaaaaaaaattacaatatttattaaaaattaaataatttttgcaaaaaaaaaaagggtttgcgcgacgaagaagttcctacgtcgcgcaaaacaactttgcgcgacgcaagtccctacgtcgtgcaaaatccactttgcgcgacgcatgtaacccgtcgtcgcgcaaagtggatTTGCGCGACGATGGGttacatgcgtcgcgcaaagccttCTGTCACTGCCTTGCCGCGACGGTTTGCGCGCGACGAAGGTGAGTTGGGCAAagttttgcgcgacgtttttttactttgcgcgacgaatgacctgcgtcgcgcaaagtgttttttttactagtgccacaatctagtggtattcctcttcacttgtaaatgagaggtattaggtttgattctcgccaaaggctattttgaaccacattattggtagcccattgtgaggtttaaCTCATCCCCCTTcccttaatataaataatatcgtttgttaaaaaaatgatCAATAGAATAAtttttaatacaaaaatatGGGTGAGAAGGGGCATGTGCCCCCCTCTTAGCCTTACATCCCTCCGTCCGTCCATGTTACTAGGTTGAAGGTCTCTCACCCATAACTCCTATTATGAAGCACACAAAGTAGTCATTATAGCCACACAAATGAAGTAATACTAGATGTAACCACACAACTCCTAAATTCCTAATACAGTACATCTACGTAGGGAAGGCACACGTGTAACGTTAGAGAAATTTCGTGTATAATTGCATAAGAGCATCACAACCCTTAGGGCTAAATATATGTAGACTAAGTATCCTTCGAAATGGAGGACAAAAGATTACTTGGATGGATAAATTTAAAATGCCACACATGATCACAAATAAGAGATTTACGAATGAATTCTTAGTCACTTGCAATTCCTCTTAACATTTCGTATATACGCATTTAAATCCATCAGTCTAATATCCTGTAAAGTGTGAGTGATTGAAGTTAGAGTAACAAACATTCATAACAAATGATTTCTTAAACTCTCAAGTAGCTAGGTTGTACAGTACACATTAATTTGAGGTAAAACATTACTATACTTACTGTTTACGAGTACAATGCATTCATTGGTAAAAAAGAGTGCGGTAGCGATGCCAAAATATTGAATGTTAATGCCTATACTATACAAACTCCAAAGGGAAAGAAATCATGAAAGTTAATCAATCTGTGCGGAAGGCGCTATATACCAATGTGTTCCTGCTATTTCTTATGTTTGGAGGAGATGCGCGAGTATTGCAATAGTTACCAAATCAAAGTTGATTAAAATTACAAATGTCcagaaggtttttttttatttattttgtattttttgaaaGAATGACATTTTATAACCAAAGGCAAAACGCCAGTAAACAATAGTCCAACGGGCAAGCTCAAGAGGGCCTGTGAAAAACCTTACCGAGAAAAAACAACTTAGGAAAAATTCCAATGAAGGAAAAGATCCGAGCAAACCAACAACtataacaaaatatttaagTAGTTACAGACTTCGATAATAAAATATCAGCAAGCCACGGGGGGCAAACATCAGTCCAAAAATCGAAGCCTTGATTATGAAGACCATGTCTTGTAATTCGATGCACCGCCCTATTCGCGTGTCTGGTATTAACCATAGTCATTAGTGATAACATGGTTACTTAGTAATGAAGAATATAGTTAGTTGAAATGTGTTGGTAGGTTGTCATAAGGATAAGATTGGTTAGTATAGTTagaagggtattattgtaattaggttatatggctatataagggattgtatagttatcatttccttaagttcttttgtatacattttctccattttaatcaatacaatctttctggtttttctctctatcatcttcatcttcctttgtacaaattcttcatcttttacaatgtagttaatatggtatcagagccaccaagGCTCACGCCATGAATCTTGGTGGTCGattcctcttctattttttttttcttcattactTTCTTTCGTTTCCGCGTATTtgatcgttttttttttttttggtctttgGATTTTTCTTCCGAGGGTTTTGTGTTTAGTATTGGGATTTTTCATCAGACGAAGGCATTGAGCGAGGAGAGAAGAGGGAGGCCGACGGACTGGAGCTTGGCGTTGGATTCGAAGAGGGAAGACTTGAGAGAATCGACGTTGGAGAGGAGAGATCGAAGGTCGTCGACGTCCTCTTCCAAAGCGTAAACAGTGTCTTTGAGGTTGAGGCGGCTCTGCTCCTCAGCTTGGTGAGTCAGAACCTCGGTCAATTGGCGATCGGCAAGCTTCGTCGGCGAGGCAGCGGGAAGAGGATCTCCACCAGCTAATCGTCGAACTCCTTACTGACCTTCCGTTCGATGTGCCACCGAATATTTGGAATCTTCTTCTCCATCATCTGCTTGAGCATATAATCGCTCCCTGCCCCTGCGATGCCATTCGATTTCGCTCAAGAACTGCAGTTTCAGATTTTGTCGTTCAGTTCATTCTGTATTTTCTGggtaaatttttgttttgggttgTGATCAGAGATCATCAGTGTTATGATATCTTGGTCTTTGGAATTGTGGCAAATTTTTCTTCGTCTAAAGCTTGAATCTTGCTCCTTTGGGCCAAATTAGAAGTGGGAACTTCTTGATTCTTGAATTCGGGAAAGGAAAATTTTCTAGGGAAATGTCGGATTCCGGGAAAGGAAAAGCATCAGCTTCTAGGCAAGTGTTCGATTCCGTTGAAGGAAAGTATGATCGTTATGTTCCTGGGTTGAAAGAAAGTACGACGGCGGCGGCCTTTCTCAGGTGCCAATTCTGAATTCTGCAAGTATAAGATGGGTCCAGACCAACACTCTAGTTCGATTTAGCGAAATGAATTCTACATCGATGCTTATAAGGATGGTTCTGTTTGGAGGACCAACAAGTTTATGGATATTTGCACAGGGCTGATGGTTGCGCTTGCTGATGGCGGCGACGAGCATTGCGGCTTGATAGCGTATGCTTGTTGAGAATTTTTCGAACTGTTTTTGCTTCTTGTGATATTTTAGTGGAATTGGCTGTGAAACAGTTTGGGTATTGCAAATTTTTTTGTGGATTGTTTGTTCAAGATTGCAACTCTTGGGAGCTCTTCAGGTTCTGATTATGTGCACTCCAACTGGTTGAAGAAATGGGTCAGTGAATTCTGTGATCTCTACTCTATTCTTTGGTACTGAAGAAAGATTAGACATGGGTGCAATCCTGGTGTTTGTCGAATTACCCAACTCAAAAGTTTCATGTGAAGGTTATATTTGGTTTCTTGGTTAATAGTATTAGTTTTCTTGTCAATTTAAAGAagaaagtgtcattctttctaTGAATTTTGGAGTTTCATTCTCCTAAGTTGCAGTATGATTTGGAGTTTCATTCTCCTCAGTTGCAGTATGATTTGTGTTCATGGAGTGTCAGTCTCCTAAGTTGCAGTATGATTTGTGTTCATGGAGTGTCAGTCTCCTTATTTGGTATTTTTAGTAGAAGTGTGAGATTTGTGTTGTgctttggagtgtcattctccttggctgatttggtttcttggagtgtcattctccttggtagatTTAGTTTCTTTGAGTGTCATTCTCCGTGGTAGTTTAGTTTCTtgggagtgtcattctccttggtagatTTCGTCTCTTGGCAGTGTCAACTATGGCTTCTCAGTTCACTGTCGAACATTTGTTGGGTATGTTCAGACCAAGACCACGAAGCACAGCTCTTTCTCCTGCCACCATCATGTATTTTGGAACATCCTGTGCCATCACAGAACCAACACCAATAAATGCGAAATAGCCAACATGGCAGCATTGATGAACGACAACAGCCCTTGCAGACATCTTGGTCTTGCAGTTCCAAATCCGTTTCAGCGTTCTAGCTCATTCAACCttcacttggctacaccaagttcagtttgaggggggagtatTAACCATAGTCATTAGTGATTACATGGTTACTTAGTAATGAAGAATATAGTTAGTTGAAATGTGTTGGTAGGTTGTCATAAGGATAAGATTGGTTAGTATAGTTagaagggtattattgtaattaggttatatggctatataagggattgtatagttatcatttccttaagttcttttgtatacattttctacattttaatcaatacaatctttctggtttttctctctatcatcttcatcttcctttgtacaaattcttcatcttttacaatgtagttaatatcTGGAACTTGCCTGCATGATCAAGTGACGATCCTGAGAGAGAAGTCGAACCATTTCCACATAGCCGCCTTCAGGCGGTGGGCATAACTCATCCAGGGAGATGAGATGGATTGAGTTGTGCGAGTCCGATTCAACAATAAGGGGAAACCAGACCGCATTAATGGCAAGGTCAAGACCAGTCTTTAACGCAAACAGTTTCGTAGCCAAAACTGACACAAGTATGGGACTAGGCATAACAACATGCCCCATTAGACCTCCATGGAAATCACGAACAATCGCACCTACATTCCTTCTACCATCGGTCAAGTTCAAACCACCATCCAAATTTAACTTGAACCATCCTTTCTACATAGGGAGCTAGATAGAACTTTGCACCTATAAAGGAACGCTCATATGGCGATAGAGTTTAACATTTCTGAACTCAACAACATAGTCCTTCACACGTCGGATTAACACATCGAATTCCACACCCTTGGCCTCGAACACAATTTGCTTTCTGTCAAACCAAAGCCACCAAATCCCAGCTGCAAACAAGGGAAAGATTAGAGGTGGAATTGAGTCCCAAACTTCTCTCAACCAATCAGTGATCGCCACCGTACTGGAGCACCAAACAGAACTGGGAAACCCTAGCTTCTCCCAGAACCTCGTGCAGAAGTAGCAGTCACGGTGTGCATGAAGAGCAGATTCCAAAGCATTTTGGCAGCGAGGGCAGGTGCCGTCATCAACAATTCGACGCCGCAGAAGGTTTTGGCGCGTCGGGATATTATCATTAGCAACACGCCATAATAGATGAGATACCTTAGGCATGATCTTAACCTTCCAGATTCGTTTCCAAAACCGATACGGAGGTGTCCAGTTACAAGACTGTATTGCCACACCATCAATCAGGTCTCTGTACTCAAGAGCAACCCAATAGCCActcttgacagtataacgtccATTGATATTAAAGTGCCAGATCCGGTAGTCATTCCTATCACCAAGCAAAGGAATGGACAAGATCGCTTATGCCTCATCCCGATCAAAATTATCATAAACCTTAGCTACATCCTAGGTGTCGTTGTCCGAGATGAGAGGGTTCATCGTTGAGTGGAGTGGCAGGTAAGGATGGGAATGCTCTCTAAAGAACCTCTCGTGTGGGACCCATGCATCTCCATAACTTCGAATTACCTCGCCATTACCAACTCTCCACCTAGACCCATGATGGAGTAGCTCTCGACCCCCAAAGTAATGATCTCCAAGTATAAGATGGGTAATAGCCTAATTGAGCATCCATGAAGTTGAAATCCTTAAAGTACCATGCTTTCTTTCATCGAGTGTTACAGTTGAGAAAATTTTGCATGCAACGGAATACTGTtgaaaatttatatataatatttattagatattgtagtatttaatttcaaaatattGAATGAAAATTAATCTCGTTTATTTTTAAGCGTTGCGTCTGATGCAAAGAATTGCATCATATTATTTGTAATTTGAGATGTGTAGTTTGATGAGTGGTGTAGGTTACATAGATGCAAAGTTGCATCTTTACACCAAACAACACAATGGGttctatataaacccatgaAACTATTATCATTAAATATACAAAATTAGAGTTAttttttactcttgagaaatagggtttccccagTCTATTTCTCTCATTCTTCGTTTGTCAAATTTCGAGttgtgtcttgagagtacgaaATGTATAAAGTTCGCCAAAGtaccgaactacaagcacaagagtatgggcgaaattctgtctttaggacgttacatttatgcaagcctcaatctccaagtttgtcagtttttctaactttctctctagttgtttatattaatctcataatAATTGATGTTGTAAaattttttatgattattatcattggaattatattattatttttcatattttctaatattgctccaacataTACAAGTTTAAGTCCTGTTCTCCTAATCCTATGGTCGGAGAAAATTGTAGTTACCCATTATTTGATATTAATTTAATGTAGgtgattatttttttgttgttgttgttgttgttgttttttctttaatttactaTTGTCAAGAGGAGGGGGAAGaattcgaaactattacaataatttaggcgATGAAAGAGTTTTGTACCCAAATGCATGGGTAGAAGTTCAACACCTGATCTATTAAGATATTGAACCTAGGATTTTGTTGTACTTTCTTCTTCACTATTTGATTAAATCGAAAAATAAGTGACCATAATTTTCTTAAACCCTGATTCTAAGAGAACGAGATCGATGATTTTagatgtttttgttttctaataAAAATTGTTACTAGCAACGTCCTCTTCTTCTTACTCCTTTAGAATAATTGATACTGAGTGAAGTCAATCAAACATAGAAAATTGAGTGTGAAGTAGACGAACAGAGAGCAACTCATGGTAATTGTACACCTCATTGTAGGATCGGAACAATAGGACGGTTATGCTCATTATTCAATTTGTTGAAGAGATAAAATTTAACTAAGGTATATCTATTTTATCATTGGTTGAATTGATCATCAGAAGAAGCAGGCCAAAAATTAGGATACATtgtagaaaaataaaactttcatTGAAGAGAAGCAAACAAAAGACTTCCATAAAAAAATCTCGTAGAATTGAGAACAAAAACTCTAATAATGAagtattatattaaaaaaatagaaaacttcattttcatccttaacaaagatgacttttagattaaaaccatgagtaagataaaaaaaatctaattttagtcccttgacacattaataacctcatttattaattatattttcattttttaattatttctctttttcttcctaatttttaatgtataatttatttcattataattttcattttcatgtcatttatcgtaatatattttttttgtaaacatttagataaattaatttttgttatataatatatttcgatgtactatgtcttcttcatttaggtacattaaattcattataatagatttcggtgcatacatttagatacacacatttcggtacttacatttcgatacaaacatttaggtacattaattcaatagaatacatttcggtacacacatttagtcccttgatacattaataacctcatttattaattatattttcatttttttaattatttctctttttcttcctaatttttaatgtataatttatttcattataattttcattttcatgtcatttatcgtaatatattttttttgtaaacatttagataaattaatttttgttatataatatatttcgatgtactatgtcttcttcatttaggtacattaaattcattataatagatttcggtgcatacatttagatacacacatttcggtacttacatttcgatacaaacatttaggtacattaattcaatagaatacatttcggtacacacatttaggtacattaatttaatataatatatttcggtgcGTATATTTTGGTATATACATTTCAATACTAACATTTACATACATTAGTTGAATATAATGAATTTCGGTGCACACATTTCagtactaacatttaggtacattaattgagtctttcaagtttgaagaatgttaaataaaattaataaattaaaaaaatcttttttggtcaataaataaattaaaatttctatattaataaatttaaatatttaatgggagacattaaataaaattcacattaattattttgaataatacatttcggtactaacatttaagtatattaattgagtcttttaagtttgaagaatgttaaataaaattaataaattaaaaaagtcttttttgggtcaaaaaacaaattaaaatgtgtatattaataaatttaaatatttaatggaagacattaaataaaatgcacattaattattttgaattaaggacacatcaaggattataatcaatatgtaatctaacaccagatttattttaaatttaaattttcttgaaggattaaagttaagaaaaaaaccctaaaaaaaactTACACATATCATTGTATCATTAACATAACTCTTATCGTGAAAGACGACCTCAAAAGTGCAGCACCAAACTAGAAGGCATGACTGCGTTAAGAGCTAGTAGTACAGTGaaggttttttctttcattttcttttggcaCCGACCGAGGTGGGTTTGGGAAACAAAGTTTGATTTTAGAacagctagctagctagctagccaGGGCCACCTTGCCAACACTCGTCTGtcgacatttttttttcttaatttcttcaTATTTGCAATCATAAATCTCTCTCTCAACAAGAAGTTGAGCATAGAATTAGCTAGCTAGGTTCACTTAATCATACTTCCTAATCTTCCCTATTAATTAAACAATTTCAATAAACTAGTGTCTTGTTAAGCGTTTGTGTAGATCAGTCTAAGTCGTAAGAGACGGTGAAGTAATAACTAATCAgttattaggattagattataTACCACATGGTCGACATATCATGTTATCATCGAGGGAGTCCATGCAAATCTACACTTCAAATTAATGTTGTTTGAATGGCAATAGCCAATTGCACCcgtttaaa
This is a stretch of genomic DNA from Malus domestica chromosome 02, GDT2T_hap1. It encodes these proteins:
- the LOC103400954 gene encoding uncharacterized protein; amino-acid sequence: MSSRAVEDDALAKAARAVEALYLLRDTYFPADPDDKISRLNIDSDLALNLLDSIPLGTDNEAELVDESIQHAKEAITLDVKDGNSLCIPKCCKCLKKRMKECSPIQTYILTVPLFSLGFYGQLRICSLTFDIGIQISISLLS